The proteins below are encoded in one region of Coffea arabica cultivar ET-39 chromosome 4c, Coffea Arabica ET-39 HiFi, whole genome shotgun sequence:
- the LOC113738852 gene encoding protein BREAKING OF ASYMMETRY IN THE STOMATAL LINEAGE, translated as MSTTTITQLVRWRVRHLAACLYACRLPLIDEPDCSTSTDEVPEKKMVFDPIGESRRSETSRQKSRRKNRDQERASPENPKQKSSSKRSEDRRGESSMSSFAEEEYIVFCFTDDGEIQMVKEKRSSGASHGPINPAKRRSRRVNDTTQNCGENAEGTSIPSHVAGDTALCDEHAEEEGSNDVEVECIPDEIKEINHYGPHECRTLSSMLSVAESSDSNQSDASTGSFAFPILGRDWMGSPVHMPKPEDVHLQKHKARVVRLNCCRF; from the exons ATGAGCACAACCACGATTACGCAGCTTGTGAGATGGCGAGTAAGGCATTTGGCAGCATGTTTGTATGCATGCAGGCTTCCTCTTATAG ATGAACCGGATTGCTCTACATCGACTGATGAAGTGCCAGAAAAGAAAATGGTTTTCGACCCTATCGGAGAGAGCAGAAGAAGTGAGACCAGCAgacaaaaatcaagaagaaagaacCGAGATCAAGAGAGGGCATCCCCTGAAAATCCTAAGCAAAAAAGCAGTAGCAAGAGAAGTGAAGATAGGAGGGGTGAATCAAGCATGTCAAGTTTTGCTGAAGAAGAATACATTGTTTTCTGCTTTACAGATGATGGAGAAATCCAGATGGTTAAAGAGAAAAGGTCATCAGGGGCATCTCATGGCCCGATTAATCCTGCCAAGAGACGTTCAAGGAGGGTAAATGATACG acacaGAATTGTGGTGAGAATGCTGAAGGAACTTCCATCCCTAGCCATGTTGCAGGAGACACTGCCCTCTGTGATGAACAT GCCGAAGAAGAAGGAAGCAACGATGTAGAAGTAGAGTGCATTCCTGATGAgatcaaagaaattaatcacTATGGACCTCATGAATGCAGAACTTTGTCTTCCATGTTATCTGTAGCtgaatcaagtgattccaatcAATCGGATGCCAGCACAGGTTCATTTGCCTTCCCAAT ATTGGGAAGGGATTGGATGGGCAGCCCTGTTCATATGCCGAAGCCAGAAGACGTGCACTTGCAGAAGCACAAGGCAAGGGTTGTGCGTCTTAATTGTTGTAGATTCTGA